A part of Candidatus Dadabacteria bacterium genomic DNA contains:
- a CDS encoding FAD:protein FMN transferase, with amino-acid sequence MRHLALLVLLFYSCSHGTENLYERSFYSMGSTVELKFYSPSEELFHRVVDACVERTKEIDRLFSNYRDDSVLAEVNRNAGVAPVSVPTEFLRLVRTSIKYSELTEGAFDITIGSLFELWGAETKAGRLPGRSRIRDALGCTGFRKIKIDEVKSQVFLDGDCVRLDFGAIGKGYAVDEMVNIAKQNGIKRGLVNFGGNIYAMDPPTGKKFWDVGVRKPGSGSEIISKLDLVNKGVATSGDYERYFEHEGKRYSHIINPKTGWPAEDVTSVVAVSKTATEADVFSTAVSVLGPRGAKMFTRKDKSLGFLIVEKNGEKRSCFGSYACP; translated from the coding sequence ATGCGCCACCTTGCGCTTTTAGTTCTGCTTTTTTATTCCTGCTCCCACGGTACGGAGAATCTCTACGAGAGATCCTTTTACTCGATGGGCTCAACGGTGGAACTTAAGTTTTATTCCCCAAGCGAGGAACTCTTCCACCGGGTTGTTGATGCCTGCGTGGAGAGAACCAAGGAAATAGACCGGCTTTTCAGTAACTACAGGGATGACAGCGTTCTTGCCGAGGTGAACAGAAATGCGGGCGTCGCTCCCGTTTCCGTTCCCACAGAGTTTCTACGTCTCGTGCGGACCTCGATTAAGTACTCGGAGCTTACCGAAGGGGCTTTTGACATAACTATCGGCAGTCTTTTCGAACTCTGGGGGGCTGAGACCAAAGCGGGTCGGTTACCCGGTCGGTCACGGATCCGCGACGCACTTGGGTGTACGGGTTTTCGGAAAATAAAGATAGACGAAGTTAAATCCCAGGTTTTCCTTGACGGCGACTGCGTTAGACTCGACTTCGGAGCTATAGGAAAAGGTTACGCGGTTGACGAGATGGTAAATATCGCCAAGCAAAACGGGATCAAGAGGGGGCTTGTGAATTTCGGGGGAAACATATACGCAATGGACCCCCCTACAGGCAAAAAGTTCTGGGATGTGGGAGTGAGAAAACCCGGGAGCGGAAGCGAAATCATCTCGAAGCTTGACCTTGTGAACAAGGGTGTCGCGACTTCAGGAGATTACGAGCGCTACTTTGAGCACGAGGGGAAAAGATACTCCCATATAATAAATCCCAAGACGGGTTGGCCGGCTGAGGATGTGACTTCGGTTGTAGCCGTTTCCAAAACCGCTACGGAAGCCGATGTCTTCTCGACTGCCGTTTCGGTTCTGGGTCCGCGTGGCGCAAAGATGTTTACCAGGAAGGATAAATCACTGGGTTTCTTGATCGTTGAGAAGAACGGAGAGAAAAGGTCCTGCTTCGGGTCTTATGCATGCCCGTAG
- a CDS encoding mechanosensitive ion channel: MENLINHLREYHNAYSSQIENLVLSILIVAILFFLRKILISIITKNTKDLRTVYYSKRIIGYVYAFLAIILVGSLWIKGLGPIGTYLGIASAGLAIALHETIANIAGWFFILWRKPFVIGDRIQIGETKGDVIDLRLFQFSIVEVGNWVEAEQSTGRIIHIPNSHVLKERTANYHGAFNYIWNEIHVLVTFESDWRKTREILERIAKEKIESSSKQAEQQLRLAAERYMIHFSKLTPAVYMSTRDSGVLFSIRYIINPREKRGSEQTIWEAILAEFEKYPNIDFAYPTTRFYTPPPESP, encoded by the coding sequence GTGGAAAATCTAATAAATCACCTCAGAGAATACCACAATGCTTACAGCTCGCAGATAGAGAACCTGGTGCTTTCTATTCTGATAGTGGCGATCCTGTTCTTCCTAAGAAAAATCCTCATCTCGATCATAACCAAGAACACGAAAGATCTCAGGACAGTCTATTACTCAAAACGCATTATAGGGTACGTCTACGCCTTCCTTGCCATAATACTGGTCGGCAGCTTGTGGATAAAGGGTCTGGGCCCTATAGGAACCTACCTGGGTATCGCGAGCGCCGGTCTCGCCATAGCGCTTCATGAGACCATAGCCAACATTGCCGGCTGGTTCTTCATTCTCTGGAGAAAACCCTTCGTAATAGGAGACCGCATACAGATAGGAGAAACCAAGGGGGACGTAATAGATTTAAGGCTGTTTCAGTTCAGCATAGTCGAGGTCGGAAACTGGGTTGAAGCTGAACAGAGTACGGGCAGGATCATACATATTCCCAACAGTCATGTGCTGAAGGAAAGAACCGCGAACTACCACGGCGCGTTTAACTATATATGGAATGAGATACATGTCCTCGTAACGTTTGAGAGCGACTGGAGAAAGACTCGTGAAATTCTTGAGAGAATAGCGAAAGAAAAAATCGAATCCTCTTCAAAGCAGGCCGAACAACAGCTCCGCCTAGCCGCCGAGAGATACATGATACATTTCTCGAAGCTAACCCCGGCGGTTTACATGTCGACAAGAGACAGCGGAGTCCTTTTCTCAATCAGATACATAATAAACCCGAGAGAGAAAAGGGGATCGGAGCAGACTATCTGGGAAGCTATACTGGCCGAGTTTGAAAAGTACCCCAACATCGATTTCGCTTACCCGACGACGCGCTTCTATACTCCTCCGCCCGAGAGTCCTTAA
- the pssA gene encoding CDP-diacylglycerol--serine O-phosphatidyltransferase, translated as MANLRKKRRRRSPRPGRVIPLLPSMLTTVGLAFGLASIVTSISIHGDRASAVVSEEWLFNRFWWAAGFIGMAVLVDMLDGRIARALNSESRFGASYDSLCDLVSFGVAPAVLLYVWGLSEYGNPGLMAMLFYVVCAALRLARFNVQFTTKEKRMFTGLPSPMAAGLILSPILLLSEFQIIATPLMKSFYLFFVPVVGLVMVSEVPYRKFPRIARFGPFSTLVAGSIIIAAFITNPGVIAVVITYCYFILELGRCAWKLAAKATSRDKESEALASDES; from the coding sequence CCAAGCATGCTCACAACCGTGGGTCTTGCGTTCGGACTTGCGTCCATAGTGACTTCGATTTCCATCCACGGGGACCGTGCCTCAGCCGTAGTTTCTGAGGAATGGCTTTTTAACCGTTTCTGGTGGGCAGCGGGATTTATCGGCATGGCGGTACTTGTCGACATGCTTGACGGCAGGATAGCAAGAGCTCTTAACTCGGAGAGCCGCTTCGGTGCGTCCTATGATTCGCTCTGCGATCTTGTATCATTCGGGGTCGCCCCGGCAGTGCTTCTTTACGTTTGGGGGCTTTCGGAATATGGAAATCCGGGACTGATGGCGATGCTTTTCTACGTGGTCTGCGCAGCGCTTAGGCTTGCGCGTTTTAACGTGCAGTTTACAACCAAGGAAAAGCGCATGTTCACGGGTCTTCCGAGTCCTATGGCTGCGGGACTTATTCTCTCTCCGATACTCCTTCTCTCTGAGTTTCAGATTATTGCTACCCCACTTATGAAATCTTTTTATCTTTTCTTCGTTCCTGTTGTGGGACTTGTTATGGTTAGCGAGGTTCCATACAGAAAGTTCCCGCGGATTGCCAGATTCGGACCTTTCAGCACTCTTGTTGCGGGCTCCATAATAATTGCGGCGTTTATTACCAATCCCGGAGTGATCGCGGTCGTTATAACTTACTGCTATTTTATCCTCGAGCTCGGACGTTGTGCCTGGAAGCTGGCCGCGAAGGCTACATCGCGGGACAAAGAGTCAGAAGCCTTGGCCAGCGACGAGTCCTAG
- a CDS encoding FMN-binding protein: MRILILITLLFFLHGAGDASAKVFLTKGKALELLFPEAEEIEKRHVFLTKPQAESVREMAKAEVGSRLYTFYIAKSGGKETGYAVIDTHTLRTLTETVMFVINPDGTLRHAETLAFFEPTDYMPSGKWINLFLEKTKMDRMKVGKGVPNITGATISAVSFSQATRRVLAVYRVMLGTPTDQ; encoded by the coding sequence ATGAGAATCCTTATCTTAATAACGCTTTTGTTTTTTCTGCATGGTGCGGGAGATGCATCCGCCAAGGTCTTTCTTACCAAGGGCAAGGCGCTTGAGCTCCTTTTCCCTGAAGCAGAAGAAATAGAAAAAAGACACGTTTTTCTCACCAAACCCCAAGCCGAAAGCGTACGCGAAATGGCCAAGGCAGAGGTAGGTTCAAGACTCTACACTTTCTACATAGCGAAATCCGGCGGAAAAGAAACAGGCTACGCGGTTATCGATACCCACACTCTTCGTACTTTGACCGAAACCGTAATGTTCGTAATAAATCCCGATGGGACGCTTCGCCACGCCGAAACCCTCGCATTTTTCGAACCCACAGATTACATGCCAAGCGGAAAATGGATAAACTTGTTCCTGGAAAAAACCAAGATGGACAGAATGAAGGTAGGAAAGGGAGTTCCCAACATTACCGGAGCCACTATAAGTGCCGTATCTTTTTCGCAAGCCACGAGAAGGGTTCTCGCAGTCTACAGGGTTATGCTCGGCACTCCGACTGATCAATAA
- a CDS encoding pitrilysin family protein has product MSLNAQTFAGVEGVTKYSLSNGMTVLLERNDSSPVVAVNVWVKTGSACEVEGEYGLAHVHEHMLFKGTERRRVGEIAGMVEAGGGDINAFTSFDETVYYIVSARRFLPMALDVLSDVMENSTFDPAELEKELEVVQEEIRRGEDSPSRVISQKLFSTAYSVHPYGRPIIGTKQSVGSFTRDGILDFYRKWYSPDNMILVVVGDFDPEGIKDAVAQTFGKIKKRKTPECELPPEPEQKRTRTFVIGRDVNTGYFSFAFHTPSASHADTPVLDVISGILGTGESSRLYRKLKEQNATVNDIYAYAYSLKENGLFLVGGVLDPGKVEKASKEIVAEIELIKNEPVAAEELARAKTNIERDFIRAKETMQGQARKLGYFELETGDYSYERLYLERVRNVTPEDVLRVAREYLTQKNLTAGVLLPKDKTKGVEKGFRKALVFPGATQKKEKKKASSTQAEFKKYELSNGIRVLLKRNPAVPLFSVHAAFLGGLRYEDENTNGISNFMSGMFTRGTSSRSAEDIATQIEGLGGTVDGFSGKNSVGVTLSALSENFEGAMDIFSDVILDPSFSDEEMERERREILAALEKQKDNLTGKTVRNFLRTLFLKHPYRFNVLGTEENIDRYTSADVRKFYKKVIRPENMVISVAGDIDAEKTLGVLEKLFGGMKQDGFEKTQPLRESALSAPRETVEFERDKAQTHIIAGFHAPGFKSRDRYAFEVLNSVLSGQGGRLFIELRDKKSLAYAVTSFYVPGMEGGYFGVYIGTAPQKEKEALGAIKEQLQLALEGVGEHELERAKNYIVGSFEIGLQRNSAQASTVGFDELYGIGTYEYRKFPEKILAVTADDVARVARKYINPETAAVSILKPEGDSTENR; this is encoded by the coding sequence ATGAGTTTAAATGCCCAGACCTTTGCGGGTGTCGAAGGAGTAACGAAATACAGTCTTTCTAACGGCATGACCGTGCTTCTTGAGAGAAACGATTCTTCTCCGGTTGTTGCCGTTAACGTGTGGGTGAAGACCGGAAGCGCATGCGAGGTGGAGGGCGAGTACGGTCTCGCGCATGTGCACGAACACATGCTTTTCAAAGGGACAGAAAGAAGACGGGTCGGCGAGATAGCCGGGATGGTCGAGGCAGGAGGCGGAGACATAAATGCGTTTACTTCCTTTGACGAGACGGTTTACTACATCGTAAGCGCGCGGCGCTTTCTGCCTATGGCTCTCGATGTGCTCTCAGACGTCATGGAGAACTCGACTTTCGACCCTGCGGAGCTTGAGAAGGAGCTTGAAGTTGTCCAGGAAGAGATAAGAAGGGGAGAGGACTCTCCCTCAAGGGTAATCAGTCAGAAGCTTTTCTCCACGGCCTACAGCGTTCATCCCTACGGAAGGCCCATAATAGGAACCAAGCAGAGCGTTGGGAGCTTCACCAGAGACGGAATACTGGATTTCTACAGAAAGTGGTATTCCCCGGACAACATGATTCTCGTTGTGGTCGGGGATTTTGATCCTGAGGGAATAAAGGACGCGGTGGCCCAGACTTTCGGAAAAATAAAGAAAAGAAAAACTCCTGAGTGCGAACTTCCTCCAGAGCCCGAGCAGAAACGCACTAGAACCTTCGTTATCGGCCGCGACGTAAACACGGGCTACTTCAGTTTTGCCTTTCATACCCCCTCGGCGAGCCACGCTGACACTCCCGTTCTTGACGTCATAAGTGGCATACTCGGTACCGGGGAAAGCTCCAGGCTCTACAGAAAATTAAAGGAGCAAAACGCCACCGTAAACGACATATACGCCTACGCTTACAGCCTCAAGGAAAACGGTCTTTTCCTCGTGGGCGGAGTTCTTGATCCCGGTAAAGTAGAAAAGGCCTCAAAGGAGATAGTAGCGGAGATAGAGCTTATAAAAAACGAACCCGTCGCGGCCGAGGAGCTTGCCCGCGCCAAAACTAACATAGAGAGGGACTTCATCCGCGCCAAGGAGACCATGCAGGGACAGGCGAGAAAGCTTGGTTACTTCGAGCTTGAAACGGGAGATTACAGCTACGAACGCCTCTACCTTGAAAGGGTGAGGAACGTTACCCCAGAGGACGTATTGCGGGTGGCCAGAGAATACTTGACGCAGAAAAACCTCACCGCGGGAGTGCTGCTTCCTAAAGACAAAACCAAGGGGGTTGAGAAGGGCTTCAGAAAAGCCCTTGTTTTTCCTGGAGCGACCCAGAAAAAAGAAAAGAAAAAAGCTTCCTCAACGCAGGCGGAATTTAAGAAATACGAGCTTTCAAACGGAATCCGGGTTCTTTTGAAACGCAATCCGGCCGTTCCGCTTTTCTCCGTTCACGCGGCTTTCCTGGGCGGCCTCAGGTATGAGGACGAAAACACAAACGGAATTTCGAACTTCATGTCCGGGATGTTCACCCGTGGCACCTCGAGCCGCTCCGCAGAAGATATAGCCACTCAGATAGAAGGGCTGGGGGGAACGGTTGACGGGTTTTCCGGGAAAAACAGCGTTGGGGTGACTCTCTCAGCCTTAAGTGAGAACTTTGAAGGGGCAATGGATATTTTCTCAGACGTGATACTTGATCCTTCTTTTTCCGATGAGGAAATGGAAAGAGAGAGAAGGGAAATTCTGGCCGCTTTGGAAAAGCAGAAGGACAACCTCACGGGAAAAACGGTCAGGAATTTTCTGAGGACCCTTTTCCTTAAGCACCCTTACAGGTTCAACGTTCTGGGAACCGAGGAAAACATAGACAGGTATACCTCGGCCGATGTCCGGAAGTTTTACAAAAAGGTTATAAGACCCGAGAACATGGTCATCTCCGTCGCAGGCGACATTGACGCGGAGAAAACCCTCGGCGTTCTTGAAAAGCTGTTTGGCGGAATGAAACAGGACGGCTTCGAAAAGACCCAGCCGTTGCGTGAGTCCGCGCTTTCTGCCCCGAGGGAAACTGTCGAGTTTGAGAGAGACAAAGCTCAGACCCACATTATCGCGGGTTTTCACGCCCCGGGGTTTAAAAGCCGCGACCGCTATGCGTTCGAGGTGCTGAATTCGGTGCTCTCAGGTCAGGGGGGAAGACTCTTCATTGAGCTTCGGGACAAGAAAAGCCTCGCCTATGCCGTTACCTCGTTCTACGTCCCTGGGATGGAAGGCGGCTATTTCGGCGTCTATATAGGAACTGCTCCGCAGAAGGAAAAAGAGGCACTCGGAGCGATAAAGGAACAGCTCCAGCTTGCCTTGGAGGGTGTCGGGGAACATGAGCTTGAGAGGGCGAAGAACTACATAGTCGGCAGCTTCGAGATAGGGCTCCAGAGAAACTCCGCCCAGGCGTCCACGGTCGGATTTGACGAACTTTACGGAATAGGCACTTACGAATACAGAAAGTTCCCGGAGAAGATACTTGCTGTTACGGCTGATGACGTAGCTAGGGTGGCCAGGAAGTACATAAATCCTGAGACAGCCGCGGTTTCCATCCTGAAACCCGAGGGAGATTCCACTGAGAACAGGTAG